Proteins from one Penaeus vannamei isolate JL-2024 chromosome 8, ASM4276789v1, whole genome shotgun sequence genomic window:
- the LOC138862442 gene encoding pro-resilin-like: protein NGNGYLAPTNGFNGNGNGNGYSAPTNGFNGNGNGNGNGNGYSAPTNGFNGNGNGFGAPAPRNGYAPPSNTYGTPNGAYGVDPEIAALSENIPGGGVPGEDYPILASVPDTGFSCDAQAVQGYYADTAAEAGCQVFHICQDRALRRQQDSFLCPNGTIFNQQYLVCDWWFNVDCSQAESFYSVNELIGVVPDAGYAYAAATNGLLNGNGNGYGSNGNGGNGNGNGSNGNGNGYGSKGNGSNGNGRNGNGKNGSNGYGSNGNGNGSNGNGSNGNGYGAPAAPSNSYGAPF, encoded by the coding sequence AATGGCAACGGGTATTTGGCACCCACCAACGGATTTAACGGAAACGGTAATGGCAACGGGTATTCGGCACCAACCAACGGGTTCAACGGAAACGGGAACGGAAACGGTAATGGCAATGGGTATTCGGCACCCACCAACGGGTTCAACGGAAACGGAAACGGCTTCGGAGCCCCTGCCCCTCGCAACGGCTATGCGCCACCAAGCAACACCTATGGCACGCCCAACGGCGCCTACGGAGTAGACCCTGAGATCGCCGCTCTCAGTGAGAACATTCCAGGGGGCGGCGTCCCCGGCGAGGACTACCCCATCTTGGCTTCCGTGCCCGACACCGGCTTCTCCTGCGATGCCCAGGCGGTGCAAGGTTATTACGCCGACACTGCAGCTGAAGCCGGCTGCCAGGTGTTCCATATCTGCCAGGACCGCGCCCTCAGGCGCCAACAGGACTCCTTCCTGTGCCCCAACGGTACCATCTTCAACCAGCAGTACCTGGTATGTGACTGGTGGTTCAACGTGGACTGTTCTCAAGCTGAGAGCTTCTACTCCGTCAACGAGCTCATCGGAGTCGTTCCCGACGCCGGTTATGCTTATGCTGCCGCCACCAACGGCCTCCTCAACGGAAACGGAAACGGATATGGATCCAACGGCAACGGAGGGAACGGAAACGGTAATGGATCCAACGGCAACGGAAACGGCTACGGATCCAAGGGCAATGGATCCAACGGAAACGGAAGAAACGGCAACGGCAAGAACGGAAGCAACGGCTATGGCTCCAACGGCAACGGTAATGGATCCAACGGAAACGGAAGCAACGGCAACGGTTACGGCGCGCCCGCCGCTCCCTCCAACTCCTACGGCGCTCCTTTCTAA